The following coding sequences lie in one Acropora palmata chromosome 3, jaAcrPala1.3, whole genome shotgun sequence genomic window:
- the LOC141876360 gene encoding transcription factor HES-4-A-like has product MKANVSVEMVLDGQAGNSIHDNRRKSSKPLMEKRRRARINQSLNELKNLILEAMKKDTSCYSKLEKADILEMTVRYLRSMRNQNVTACMNANDPNTVARYRAGYNECASEMTRYLMSLDGLDPQVRARLLAHLASFCTPCGPLIKPTMTTTERLQQLQQPQAITIPGITQPMGPTSFTTNVFTAKQTEISPGSLLNATQFQIIPAQLANGKIAAVLVQSQNSPLAMVSSPQLLPVYDKAFPSQVSRTDNDPLWRPW; this is encoded by the exons ATGAAGGCAAACGTTAGTGTGGAAATGGTTCTTGATGGCCAAGCAGGAAACTCAATTCATGATAACAGGCGAAAG tctTCAAAACCCTTAATGGAAAAGAGGCGCCGAGCAAGGATAAATCAGAGCCTAAATGAGTTAAAAAATCTAATACTAGAAGCCATGAAGAAAGAT ACTTCCTGTTACTCCAAGCTGGAGAAAGCAGACATTTTGGAAATGACTGTGCGTTACTTGCGTTCAATGAGGAATCAGAACGTGACAG CTTGTATGAATGCCAATGACCCAAACACTGTAGCTCGCTACAGAGCGGGGTATAACGAATGTGCCAGTGAAATGACGCGGTATCTGATGTCATTGGATGGCCTGGATCCTCAAGTTCGCGCACGTTTGCTTGCACACCTTGCTTCTTTTTGCACGCCTTGTGGTCCACTTATAAAACCAACAATGACCACGACAGAACGTCTACAGCAGTTACAGCAACCCCAGGCAATTACCATACCAGGAATAACCCAGCCAATGGGACCTACAAGTTTCACAACGAATGTATTTACAGCCAAGCAGACAGAAATAAGCCCAGGGAGTCTCCTTAACGCTACACAGTTTCAAATTATTCCCGCGCAATTAGCAAACGGAAAAATAGCCGCAGTTCTTGTGCAAAGCCAAAATTCACCGCTAGCGATGGTTTCCAGCCCTCAGTTATTACCCGTTTATGATAAAGCATTCCCGTCACAAGTTTCAAGAACTGACAACGATCCGCTATGGAGACCTTGGTGA